In Thermorudis peleae, a genomic segment contains:
- the nuoL gene encoding NADH-quinone oxidoreductase subunit L has product MAGIAHWLFVIPLAPLIAAVLNALLGRWWIRKRAHWLAIPAVAISFVLSLFVLAAVSGSEEPLQQTLYTWIPAGDFQIPVAFSVDHLAAIMLVVVTGVSLLVHIYSIGYMHHDPGYPRFFAWLPLFVFAMLILVMSNNFLLLFFGWEGVGLCSYLLIGFWFRRRSAALAAKKAFIVNRVGDFGFELGIMLLFLKTGSLVYHDVFAKLSSLSQGTVTLIALLLFMGAIGKSAQVPLFVWLPDAMEGPTPVSALIHAATMVTAGIFMVARAHPIFLAAPTAMEVVSIIGALTAFIAATIAVTQFDIKRVIAYSTVSQLGYMAMGLGVGAWSAAIFHLFTHAFFKALLFLGSGSIMHALEDELDMRRMGGLKAVMPLTYWTFVIGAFANAGLVPFAGFWSKDEIIVGSWVGGHPFVAIVGLVTAFFTALYMFRAVFLAFHGVPRYDRHLHPHDPSLSMSLPLLILAIGSLIAGFVGVPPEQGWIHHFLEPVFTDATPHEASLSLTIGFAVISTLVVLGGIWLAAALYLQRSLSPEALAQRLGPLYQLAAHKWYFDEIYDRFIVQPGYALARGLWRGVDVAIIDGAVNGMARVVAATAQAWRRLQTGLVANYALIIALGTVIIVGVYLVMGSTLFR; this is encoded by the coding sequence ATGGCCGGGATTGCCCATTGGCTCTTTGTTATCCCGCTTGCACCACTCATTGCCGCGGTGCTCAATGCTCTCCTCGGGCGCTGGTGGATTCGCAAGCGTGCTCATTGGCTGGCGATCCCAGCTGTTGCAATAAGTTTTGTCCTCAGCCTCTTTGTCCTTGCTGCCGTCTCGGGCAGTGAGGAACCACTGCAACAGACACTCTATACCTGGATCCCCGCAGGTGATTTCCAGATCCCGGTTGCTTTCTCCGTCGACCATCTCGCGGCCATCATGCTTGTCGTCGTTACTGGAGTCAGCCTACTCGTTCATATCTATTCCATTGGCTATATGCACCATGATCCTGGTTATCCACGGTTCTTTGCCTGGCTTCCCTTATTCGTTTTCGCCATGCTCATCCTCGTCATGTCCAACAACTTCCTCCTACTCTTCTTCGGGTGGGAAGGGGTTGGTCTGTGTTCTTATTTGTTGATCGGTTTCTGGTTCCGACGGCGTTCAGCCGCACTCGCTGCCAAGAAAGCCTTCATCGTCAACCGCGTTGGCGACTTTGGCTTCGAGCTGGGTATTATGCTGCTGTTCCTTAAGACTGGTTCCTTGGTCTACCACGATGTCTTCGCCAAGTTGTCATCGCTTAGTCAAGGCACAGTGACGCTGATTGCACTCTTGCTCTTTATGGGGGCAATTGGTAAGTCAGCTCAGGTGCCGCTCTTTGTCTGGTTGCCAGATGCCATGGAAGGGCCGACGCCGGTCTCCGCACTGATCCACGCAGCGACAATGGTGACCGCCGGCATCTTCATGGTAGCACGGGCGCACCCGATCTTCCTGGCTGCCCCCACAGCGATGGAAGTTGTCAGCATCATCGGCGCGTTAACCGCCTTCATCGCTGCTACTATCGCGGTGACACAGTTTGACATTAAACGAGTCATCGCCTACTCGACTGTGAGCCAGCTTGGTTACATGGCGATGGGGCTGGGCGTTGGAGCCTGGAGCGCAGCGATCTTCCATCTCTTTACCCACGCCTTCTTTAAGGCACTGCTCTTCCTCGGATCAGGCAGCATCATGCACGCCCTTGAGGACGAACTTGACATGCGACGTATGGGCGGACTCAAGGCTGTGATGCCGCTGACATACTGGACGTTCGTGATCGGCGCGTTCGCCAACGCTGGGCTTGTGCCGTTCGCCGGATTCTGGAGCAAAGACGAGATCATCGTAGGATCGTGGGTCGGTGGCCATCCCTTCGTCGCAATTGTTGGCCTTGTCACTGCGTTCTTTACCGCACTCTACATGTTCCGCGCTGTCTTCCTAGCCTTCCATGGCGTGCCACGCTATGACCGCCACTTGCACCCGCACGATCCTTCGCTCTCTATGTCACTTCCGCTTCTGATCCTGGCCATAGGCTCACTCATTGCTGGATTCGTTGGCGTGCCGCCGGAACAGGGATGGATTCATCATTTCCTTGAACCAGTCTTCACCGACGCGACACCGCATGAGGCGAGCTTAAGCTTAACGATCGGTTTTGCAGTCATCTCAACACTCGTCGTGCTCGGCGGAATTTGGCTCGCCGCGGCACTCTACCTTCAGCGCAGCTTATCTCCAGAAGCACTTGCCCAACGACTTGGACCGCTCTATCAGCTCGCTGCGCACAAATGGTACTTCGATGAAATTTATGATCGGTTCATTGTGCAGCCTGGTTATGCACTGGCGCGAGGTCTCTGGCGCGGCGTTGATGTGGCGATTATCGATGGCGCGGTCAACGGAATGGCTCGAGTGGTAGCGGCTACGGCTCAAGCCTGGCGACGACTCCAAACGGGGCTGGTTGCAAACTACGCCCTCATCATCGCATTGGGGACGGTTATTATCGTCGGCGTCTACCTGGTGATGGGAAGCACATTGTTCCGGTAG
- a CDS encoding NADH-quinone oxidoreductase subunit J produces the protein MSIQVLVFYLLAIVSIGAAAGVVLARNPVHSAIALMVTFINVAAIYVMLRAEFLAVAQVIVYTGAILVLVVFVLMLVQQQDLPEFHGGRPLRIATGFVLGILLLAEVLAAILTRSLRGQPGPWTPDAVAAVGGNIQAIGRELYSAYTLPIQVTAIVLLMATIGAIFLARPETLAERIAAARRIFTISLGHPKGTDLGPIGELPAPSQAELKPASFTRPLILAKSADEFTEQPAWGEVVRR, from the coding sequence ATGAGCATTCAAGTGCTGGTGTTCTATTTGCTTGCAATTGTCTCCATCGGTGCAGCAGCCGGTGTAGTACTTGCCCGAAACCCTGTGCACAGCGCTATCGCGCTAATGGTCACGTTCATTAACGTGGCGGCGATTTATGTGATGCTCCGTGCGGAGTTCCTGGCTGTGGCACAAGTTATTGTCTATACTGGCGCAATCCTCGTCCTTGTGGTTTTCGTGCTTATGCTTGTCCAACAGCAGGATTTGCCGGAGTTTCATGGTGGGCGACCACTGCGCATCGCAACTGGCTTTGTGCTTGGCATCCTGCTACTCGCTGAGGTGTTGGCCGCCATTTTGACACGTTCGCTCCGCGGGCAACCGGGGCCTTGGACACCGGATGCAGTTGCAGCTGTCGGAGGCAACATTCAAGCGATCGGGCGCGAGCTGTACTCGGCATACACGTTACCAATCCAGGTGACAGCAATTGTTTTGCTCATGGCCACGATTGGCGCTATCTTCCTCGCACGTCCAGAGACACTTGCCGAGCGAATAGCCGCAGCACGACGTATTTTCACCATCTCCTTGGGCCACCCCAAAGGAACGGATCTCGGGCCGATTGGCGAGCTACCTGCGCCAAGTCAGGCCGAGCTTAAACCAGCGAGCTTTACGCGGCCCCTTATTCTCGCGAAGTCGGCTGACGAGTTCACCGAGCAGCCGGCATGGGGGGAGGTCGTTCGGCGATGA
- the nuoK gene encoding NADH-quinone oxidoreductase subunit NuoK, producing the protein MTHLTTAHFLFLSAALFIIGMVGVLTRRNVLVIFMSIELMLNAVNVSFIGFAWEQQALTGQVFALFIIALAAAEAVIGLGIIVALSRRLDTVDIDEVRQLRE; encoded by the coding sequence ATGACGCACCTCACGACGGCTCATTTTCTCTTCCTCAGCGCTGCCCTCTTCATTATCGGTATGGTTGGCGTCCTCACACGCCGTAACGTGCTGGTCATCTTTATGTCGATCGAGCTTATGCTCAACGCTGTCAACGTGAGTTTCATTGGCTTTGCCTGGGAACAGCAAGCGTTAACTGGCCAAGTCTTTGCACTCTTCATCATCGCCTTAGCAGCTGCGGAAGCGGTCATCGGACTTGGCATTATTGTGGCACTGAGCCGACGCCTCGATACCGTGGACATCGACGAGGTTCGGCAACTGCGTGAGTAA
- a CDS encoding NADH-quinone oxidoreductase subunit C, which produces MEQQEHPVPAPASASRVPWQCGWWGPTDPDQHPAVQAIREHFPEAFVEATTFRDEMTIRIQREALRNVVAFLRENPALRYNHLTDITAVDMLYLREAPRFDVVVQLYSIPRRQRLRIKCGVEDGETVPSLVPIFAGANWFEREVFDMFGIVFEGHPDLRRILLPEDWDEGHPLRKDYPLRGYRDYVQPGYESPVPRIHGPLRRL; this is translated from the coding sequence ATGGAGCAGCAGGAGCACCCCGTGCCAGCTCCAGCGTCGGCCTCACGGGTTCCCTGGCAATGTGGCTGGTGGGGGCCGACTGATCCCGATCAACACCCAGCTGTCCAAGCCATTCGTGAACATTTCCCCGAAGCATTCGTTGAAGCAACGACGTTCCGCGACGAGATGACCATTCGTATTCAGCGAGAAGCCTTGCGTAATGTCGTCGCGTTTCTTCGTGAGAACCCCGCATTACGCTATAACCATCTGACCGATATTACCGCCGTTGACATGCTGTATCTGCGCGAAGCCCCGCGGTTTGACGTGGTTGTTCAGCTCTACTCAATCCCGCGGCGTCAACGTCTGCGCATTAAGTGCGGCGTGGAGGACGGCGAGACGGTGCCGTCACTCGTCCCGATCTTCGCCGGCGCAAACTGGTTTGAGCGCGAAGTGTTTGACATGTTCGGGATCGTTTTTGAGGGACACCCTGACCTCCGCCGTATCCTCTTACCCGAAGACTGGGACGAGGGACACCCGCTACGAAAAGACTATCCACTACGCGGGTATCGTGACTACGTGCAGCCGGGCTATGAGTCTCCTGTGCCGCGGATACACGGGCCATTGCGGAGGCTGTGA
- a CDS encoding NADH-quinone oxidoreductase subunit N yields MPLQLTTPQWGLLVPPLVVLATIIVLLAADLFLPRTRQSILTGVAIVGLTLALLSLATIDWTAGQRTFGGMYRADPFAFFVMLIALAAGILAVLISAGYVESGFEPGGMALAEYLSLLLFSILGTMILGTAGDLLMVLLGLEMSSLAVYTLTAFARRRSTSLEAALKYFLLGAFATALLVYGMAWTYGLTGSIMLDDIAAALQRAVGNGGRVEASVLLALLLLAVGLGFKVAAVPFHMWTPDAYQGAPTPISGYMSSVPKLAGFAAMARIFVEGLAPLRQEWLTLIAILALITMVYGNVVAIAQRDIKRMLGYSSIGHTGYMLAGLAAFTRVQPGDHSVGSLLFYLLAYAFMNIGAFGAVAWLQERGYGTTLDDFAGLAGRSPLAAIAMSVFMLSLMGLPPLVGFYAKYYVIVALIEANLLWLAVAIVIMSAVSAFFYLRVVAVMWFSEPSQTWQAVRTPLLGLGLALMVLGNIALGIFSGPVLDLAQRWVQAFA; encoded by the coding sequence GTGCCACTGCAGTTGACGACACCACAATGGGGTTTGCTTGTTCCACCACTCGTTGTGCTTGCCACGATCATCGTCTTGCTCGCGGCTGATCTGTTCCTGCCGCGGACACGTCAGTCCATATTGACCGGTGTTGCGATTGTTGGCCTGACACTGGCATTGCTCTCGCTGGCAACAATTGACTGGACCGCTGGCCAGCGGACCTTCGGCGGGATGTATCGCGCCGATCCCTTCGCCTTCTTTGTGATGCTTATTGCCTTGGCGGCGGGAATCTTAGCCGTGCTCATCTCAGCAGGCTACGTTGAGTCGGGATTTGAACCAGGTGGCATGGCTCTTGCGGAATACCTCTCGCTCCTTCTCTTCTCAATTCTCGGCACGATGATTCTGGGTACAGCCGGTGATCTCCTGATGGTGTTGCTTGGCTTAGAGATGAGCTCTCTGGCCGTCTATACGCTAACGGCCTTTGCACGGCGGCGATCAACTTCGCTGGAGGCAGCGCTGAAGTACTTCCTGCTCGGTGCGTTTGCCACAGCGCTGCTGGTCTATGGCATGGCTTGGACATATGGCCTCACCGGCAGCATCATGCTGGACGACATCGCGGCAGCGTTACAACGTGCGGTGGGCAACGGAGGGCGTGTCGAAGCCTCGGTCCTACTTGCCCTCCTGTTGCTTGCCGTCGGGCTAGGATTCAAAGTCGCTGCAGTGCCATTTCACATGTGGACTCCAGATGCCTACCAAGGAGCACCAACGCCAATATCCGGTTACATGTCCTCGGTACCAAAGCTGGCAGGTTTTGCGGCCATGGCACGCATCTTTGTCGAAGGGCTTGCGCCACTCCGCCAGGAATGGCTCACCCTTATTGCGATCCTGGCCTTGATCACGATGGTCTATGGCAATGTCGTCGCCATCGCGCAGCGCGATATCAAGCGTATGCTCGGATACTCTTCAATCGGGCATACGGGGTACATGCTCGCTGGCCTAGCAGCCTTTACGCGCGTTCAGCCGGGAGACCATAGTGTCGGAAGTCTGCTCTTCTATCTGCTTGCGTATGCCTTCATGAACATTGGTGCATTCGGCGCAGTGGCGTGGCTCCAGGAGCGCGGATATGGCACGACACTCGATGACTTTGCGGGACTTGCCGGGCGCAGCCCGCTCGCTGCCATTGCCATGAGCGTGTTCATGCTCTCCTTGATGGGTCTGCCACCGCTGGTTGGCTTCTATGCCAAGTACTACGTGATTGTAGCGCTGATTGAAGCAAATCTCCTCTGGCTGGCTGTCGCCATTGTCATCATGAGCGCAGTATCAGCATTCTTCTACCTGCGCGTTGTCGCCGTGATGTGGTTTAGCGAGCCGAGTCAGACCTGGCAGGCCGTGCGCACACCGCTGCTTGGCTTAGGTCTTGCCCTCATGGTGCTCGGCAACATTGCACTGGGGATTTTCTCAGGCCCGGTACTGGATCTTGCACAGCGCTGGGTGCAAGCATTTGCCTAG
- the nuoD gene encoding NADH dehydrogenase (quinone) subunit D, with translation MLDFSQPTPVVISEERQLSETRRELVLNMGPQHPSTHGVLRVRLTLEGEVVIACDPVIGYLHRGVEKLGETHRYAQVVPWTDRTDYVAAPLNNLGYVLAVEKLCGLEVPERAQYWRMIMAELSRIASHLVWLGTHALDIGALSVSLYTFRDRELILDIFEKFCGARLTTNMMEIGGFSREIPPDLPDMVRDFIRYFPSAIRQYEDLLTENPIWLARTKGIGVIEPEVAINYGLTGACLRGSGVNYDVRKANPYLLYDRVEFDVPLGTHGDVYDRYLVRVEEMRQAIRIIEQCLEQVPTDGPLMAHDSPYVIPPHKNVMRTAEDMQRHFIWVIKGFSPPKGEVYHAIEHSKGEQGYYLVSDGSPIPYRMRIRSPDFVNLQSLPYMAQGAMLADVVALIGTIDIVLGSVDR, from the coding sequence ATGCTGGACTTTTCTCAGCCGACTCCAGTTGTCATTAGCGAGGAGCGGCAGCTTAGCGAGACACGGCGCGAACTTGTGCTCAATATGGGGCCACAGCACCCGAGTACGCACGGCGTGCTGCGCGTTCGCCTGACACTCGAGGGCGAAGTCGTAATCGCCTGTGATCCAGTCATCGGCTACCTGCACCGCGGCGTCGAGAAGCTCGGAGAAACACATCGCTACGCCCAAGTGGTGCCGTGGACTGATCGAACCGACTACGTTGCTGCCCCACTCAATAACTTGGGGTATGTTCTGGCTGTCGAGAAACTTTGCGGACTTGAGGTTCCTGAACGCGCCCAATACTGGCGCATGATCATGGCCGAATTGTCGCGCATTGCCTCGCACCTTGTCTGGCTCGGCACTCACGCACTCGACATTGGGGCGCTCTCGGTTTCGCTCTACACCTTCCGTGACCGCGAGCTCATCCTGGACATTTTTGAGAAGTTCTGCGGGGCGCGGCTCACGACAAACATGATGGAAATTGGCGGATTCTCGCGCGAAATCCCGCCTGACTTGCCGGATATGGTACGAGACTTTATTCGCTACTTCCCCTCAGCCATCCGGCAATACGAAGATTTACTAACCGAAAATCCAATTTGGCTCGCGCGCACGAAAGGGATCGGGGTCATCGAGCCAGAGGTTGCCATCAATTATGGGCTGACGGGAGCCTGCCTGCGAGGATCAGGTGTGAACTATGATGTGCGCAAGGCCAACCCGTACTTGCTCTATGACCGCGTCGAGTTCGACGTTCCTCTTGGCACGCACGGCGACGTCTATGATCGCTACCTTGTGCGTGTCGAAGAGATGCGGCAAGCCATCCGCATCATTGAGCAATGCCTCGAGCAAGTGCCGACTGATGGGCCGCTCATGGCACATGACTCACCCTATGTCATTCCGCCACATAAGAACGTCATGCGCACGGCGGAAGATATGCAGCGGCACTTCATTTGGGTCATCAAAGGGTTCTCGCCGCCAAAGGGCGAGGTCTATCACGCGATTGAGCATTCAAAGGGTGAACAGGGATACTACTTAGTGAGCGACGGATCGCCGATTCCCTATCGTATGCGCATTCGCTCGCCAGACTTTGTCAACCTACAGTCGCTCCCATACATGGCCCAGGGAGCGATGCTCGCTGACGTGGTTGCTCTGATTGGAACGATCGATATCGTGCTCGGCTCGGTCGATCGATAA
- the nuoH gene encoding NADH-quinone oxidoreductase subunit NuoH → MDWIGLLISYIFGFIVLNVLLLCMAYMTWFERRVLALMQHRVGPNRTGPFGLLQPIADAVKLLAKEDIVPANADRLVFLVAPLLSFMLAPLGALVIPFGDSLTLFGRTVHLYVTDINIAVLYFLALGSVGVYGIILGGYASGNRYSILGALRSTAQVISYELVLGLSLVGIFILTGSLSLVDILREQEQTLTLGPLQLPNWFILSQPLAFVLFLIAAVAETNRAPFDLPEAETELIAGYITEYSGFRFSFYFLAEYINMIVVSLMASTLFLGGIDGPFARGVWWLILKALIFLFFYVWLRATLPRFRYDQLMGLAWKVLLPLALLNIALTGLVRLWGLGLL, encoded by the coding sequence ATGGACTGGATCGGGCTGCTCATCAGCTACATCTTCGGATTCATCGTGCTCAACGTGTTGTTGCTCTGCATGGCCTACATGACGTGGTTTGAGCGGCGTGTGCTGGCTCTCATGCAGCACCGTGTCGGGCCAAACCGCACCGGCCCTTTCGGCCTGCTCCAGCCAATTGCTGACGCAGTCAAGCTGCTGGCCAAAGAAGATATCGTGCCGGCCAATGCTGACCGATTGGTTTTCCTTGTTGCTCCACTGCTCTCGTTCATGCTTGCGCCGCTCGGTGCGCTTGTCATCCCGTTTGGGGACTCTCTTACCCTCTTTGGTCGGACAGTCCATCTCTACGTCACTGACATCAACATCGCGGTGCTCTACTTCCTTGCGCTTGGGTCGGTCGGCGTCTACGGCATTATTCTTGGCGGCTATGCATCAGGGAATCGTTACTCGATCCTCGGCGCCTTACGCTCCACGGCCCAGGTTATTAGCTATGAGCTCGTGCTTGGGCTGTCACTCGTCGGAATTTTCATCCTGACCGGCTCACTGAGCCTGGTTGATATCCTGCGGGAGCAGGAACAGACGTTGACACTTGGGCCGTTGCAACTGCCGAACTGGTTTATCCTGAGCCAGCCTTTGGCGTTTGTGCTTTTTCTCATCGCGGCCGTTGCCGAGACCAATCGTGCGCCTTTTGACCTGCCAGAGGCTGAAACTGAGTTGATCGCCGGCTATATCACTGAATATTCCGGATTCCGTTTCTCGTTCTACTTCTTAGCTGAGTACATTAACATGATCGTGGTTTCCCTCATGGCCTCAACACTCTTCCTTGGAGGTATTGACGGCCCCTTTGCCCGAGGAGTGTGGTGGCTCATCCTCAAAGCGCTCATCTTCCTGTTCTTCTACGTCTGGCTGCGGGCAACACTTCCGCGCTTTCGCTATGACCAGCTGATGGGGCTGGCCTGGAAAGTGCTGCTGCCCTTAGCCCTGCTGAACATCGCGCTTACCGGCTTGGTCCGGCTCTGGGGATTAGGATTGCTCTAA
- a CDS encoding NADH-quinone oxidoreductase subunit A: MHYAVIGLLLITAAIMGSVLLVVGHFVRPSRPIPAKLQPFESGVPDVKPPRSRYSPRFYLVALLFVVFDVEALFLYPWAAAFDALRLYGYVEAGLFVLILLLGLLYEWRKGALEWV, from the coding sequence ATGCACTACGCGGTTATCGGCCTGCTGTTGATCACAGCGGCAATCATGGGCTCAGTGCTGTTAGTTGTCGGGCATTTTGTCCGTCCATCACGGCCGATTCCGGCAAAGTTGCAGCCATTTGAAAGTGGCGTCCCAGATGTGAAGCCGCCCCGATCACGCTACTCACCACGCTTTTACCTGGTTGCCTTGCTATTCGTCGTCTTTGATGTTGAAGCGCTCTTTCTCTATCCCTGGGCAGCAGCATTTGATGCGCTTCGCCTCTATGGTTACGTTGAAGCAGGCCTCTTCGTCCTTATCCTTCTGCTCGGTCTGCTCTATGAATGGCGGAAAGGAGCCCTCGAATGGGTGTAA
- a CDS encoding NuoB/complex I 20 kDa subunit family protein: protein MGVTAEPQAERNVFLTTVDWLFNWGRRSSLWWLQFGLACCAIEMISSAMPRFDMAERFGMLYRASPRQADLMFVAGTVTKKMAPIVRQLYDQMADPKWVISMGSCANVGGPFDTYAVVQGVDQVIPVDIYVPGCPPLPESLYYGVLELQNRIIRYDTLKKKHGLEAAEAYRQEQREAAKAALGPRR, encoded by the coding sequence ATGGGTGTAACCGCCGAGCCGCAAGCAGAACGAAACGTCTTCCTCACGACTGTTGATTGGCTCTTCAACTGGGGACGACGCTCAAGTCTCTGGTGGCTGCAATTCGGCCTAGCCTGTTGTGCAATTGAGATGATCAGCTCGGCTATGCCGCGCTTCGATATGGCCGAGCGCTTTGGCATGCTCTATCGCGCTTCACCACGCCAGGCCGATCTCATGTTTGTCGCTGGCACGGTCACCAAGAAGATGGCGCCGATCGTCCGCCAGCTCTATGACCAAATGGCTGATCCCAAGTGGGTCATTAGCATGGGCAGCTGCGCAAACGTTGGCGGCCCGTTTGACACGTACGCTGTCGTCCAGGGCGTCGATCAGGTGATTCCCGTCGACATCTACGTACCAGGATGCCCGCCCTTGCCAGAATCACTCTACTATGGGGTCCTTGAACTCCAGAACCGCATTATCCGCTACGATACGCTCAAGAAAAAGCACGGGCTTGAGGCCGCTGAGGCGTATCGACAAGAGCAGCGCGAGGCGGCCAAGGCCGCGCTCGGGCCGCGACGCTAG
- a CDS encoding complex I subunit 4 family protein: MTQLPVLTLTVFTPLIGALILFFWPNASPRITRWIALIATALSLLFSLVMVFGFNRTASGMQFVEEVNWLPALGIAYRLGVDGISAPLVLLTTVLSLIGVIASWDPIQRRVRAYYIAYLLLATGMLGVFVSLDLFLFYIFWEVMLIPMALLIGIWGSGNRVYAAVKFFLYTLAGSLLMLVGIVSLYQAYYQQTGIRTLDILTLTHAHYDSSFQFWAFLAFFFAFAIKVPMWPFHTWLPDAHTEAPTAGSLLLAGVLLKMGGYGFLRFNLPLFPDATKRLAPVLLVLSVIAILYGALMALVQEDFKRLIAYSSVSHMGFATLGIFALNAQGLYGSMIVMLSHGVVTGALFLIVGIVYERAHTRELRVFGGLARNMPIYASFFGLFTFASLGLPGLSGFVGEFLAILGGFRYNRWFGAIALLVVILSAWYMLRVYQRVALIRAPGEPPDPDDPERRTAELATQPIAGGADTQHHDAPDPRTFPDVTWKEALTLIPLALATIWIGIYPGYFLHWMQQAITQLAALFGNIGV, from the coding sequence ATGACACAACTGCCGGTGCTGACACTCACAGTTTTCACGCCACTCATTGGCGCACTGATCCTCTTCTTCTGGCCAAACGCGAGCCCGCGCATCACGCGGTGGATCGCGCTCATTGCGACCGCGCTTTCCCTCCTCTTCTCACTGGTCATGGTATTCGGTTTCAACCGCACGGCAAGCGGCATGCAGTTTGTTGAAGAGGTCAACTGGTTGCCAGCGCTTGGCATTGCCTATCGTCTTGGCGTCGACGGTATTAGCGCACCGCTCGTGCTGCTCACGACAGTGCTCAGCCTCATTGGCGTCATCGCCTCATGGGACCCTATCCAACGGCGCGTGCGTGCCTATTACATCGCCTACTTACTGCTCGCTACTGGTATGCTCGGGGTCTTCGTGAGCTTGGACCTTTTCCTGTTCTACATCTTCTGGGAAGTTATGCTCATTCCGATGGCATTGTTGATTGGCATCTGGGGCAGCGGAAACCGCGTTTATGCCGCAGTGAAGTTCTTCCTCTACACCCTAGCCGGTAGCTTGTTGATGCTTGTCGGGATCGTCTCGCTCTACCAAGCCTACTACCAGCAGACCGGCATACGAACGCTCGACATTTTGACGCTGACCCATGCCCATTACGACTCGAGTTTTCAGTTCTGGGCATTCCTCGCGTTCTTTTTCGCCTTCGCTATCAAGGTGCCGATGTGGCCATTCCATACCTGGCTGCCCGATGCCCACACCGAAGCCCCAACCGCTGGCTCACTCTTGCTCGCCGGCGTGTTGCTGAAAATGGGGGGATACGGCTTCTTACGCTTCAACTTGCCGCTCTTTCCAGATGCCACGAAGCGACTTGCCCCCGTCTTGCTTGTCCTGTCAGTTATTGCGATTCTCTACGGCGCACTCATGGCACTCGTTCAGGAAGACTTCAAGCGCCTCATTGCGTATTCATCAGTAAGCCACATGGGGTTTGCTACCCTGGGCATCTTTGCCCTCAATGCACAAGGGCTCTATGGCAGCATGATCGTGATGCTCAGCCATGGTGTTGTCACAGGTGCCCTGTTCTTGATTGTCGGCATCGTCTACGAGCGAGCCCATACTCGTGAGTTACGGGTTTTTGGTGGTCTTGCGCGGAACATGCCGATCTACGCCAGCTTCTTCGGACTGTTCACGTTCGCTTCCCTGGGATTACCGGGGCTCAGCGGCTTCGTCGGTGAGTTCCTCGCGATTCTTGGCGGCTTCCGCTATAATCGCTGGTTTGGAGCCATCGCGTTGCTGGTTGTTATTCTCTCAGCGTGGTACATGCTGCGTGTCTACCAGCGCGTGGCCTTAATTCGGGCACCGGGCGAGCCGCCGGATCCGGATGATCCCGAGCGCCGTACAGCCGAACTTGCGACACAGCCGATCGCTGGTGGAGCTGACACGCAGCACCATGATGCGCCCGACCCACGCACATTCCCTGATGTAACCTGGAAAGAGGCGCTGACGCTCATACCACTAGCTCTCGCGACAATATGGATCGGCATCTATCCCGGCTACTTCCTGCATTGGATGCAGCAAGCGATCACGCAGCTGGCAGCATTGTTCGGCAACATTGGGGTGTAA